The proteins below come from a single Rhinolophus ferrumequinum isolate MPI-CBG mRhiFer1 chromosome 8, mRhiFer1_v1.p, whole genome shotgun sequence genomic window:
- the FIGN gene encoding fidgetin isoform X1 — translation MISSTSVYGDKRPPHQRRGMTLLSGMLKIPNLPTSVCLKMQWTPEHAQWPEQHFDITSTTRSPAHKVEAYRGHLQRTYQYAWANDDISALTASNLLKKYAEKYSGILEGPVDRPVLSNYSDAPSGLVNGRKNESEPWQPSLNSEAVYPMNCVPDVITASKAGVNSALPSADVSASIGSSPGVASNLTEPSYSSSTCGSHTVPSLHAGLPSQEYAPGYNGSYLHSTYSSQPAPALPSPHPSPLHSSGLLQPPPPPPPPPALVPGYNGTSNLSGYSYPSASYPPQSAVGSGYSPGGAPPPSAYLPSGIPAPTPLPPTTVPGYTYQGHGLTPIAPSALTNSSASSLKRKAFYMAGQGDMDSSYGNYSYGQQRSTQSPMYRMPDNSISNSNRGNGFDRSAETSSLAFKPTKQLMSSEQQRKFSSQSSRALTPPSYSTAKNSLGSRSSESFGKYTSPVMSEHGDEHRQLLSHPMQGPGLRAATSSNHSVDEQLKNTDTHLIDLVTNEIITQGPPVDWNDIAGLDLVKAVIKEEVLWPVLRSDAFSGLTALPRSILLFGPRGTGKTLLGRCIASQLGATFFKIAGSGLVAKWLGEAEKIIHAAFLVARCRQPSVIFVSDIDMLLSSQVSEEHSPVSRMRTEFLMQLDTVLTSAEDQIIVICATSKPEEIDESLRRYFMKRLLIPLPDSTARHQIIVQLLSQHNYCLNDKEFALLVQRTEGFSGLDVAHLCQEAAVGPLHAMPATDLSAIMPSQLRPVTYQDFENAFCKIQPSISQKELDMYVEWNKMFGCSQ, via the coding sequence GCTTGAAGATGCAGTGGACGCCGgagcatgcccagtggccagaaCAGCACTTTGACATCACTTCGACCACTCGGTCTCCTGCCCATAAAGTTGAAGCCTATAGAGGTCATTTGCAGCGCACCTATCAGTATGCCTGGGCGAATGATGACATATCCGCTCTGACTGCATCCAACCTGCTAAAAAAATACGCAGAGAAGTATTCTGGCATTTTGGAAGGCCCTGTGGACCGACCTGTCCTCAGCAACTACTCAGATGCACCATCAGGGCTAGTGAATGGTCGGAAAAATGAAAGCGAACCCTGGCAGCCTTCCTTGAATTCAGAAGCTGTTTATCCCATGAACTGTGTCCCAGATGTTATCACTGCCAGCAAAGCTGGAGTCAATTCAGCCCTCCCTTCAGCAGATGTCTCTGCGAGTATAGGGAGCTCTCCGGGGGTGGCCAGCAACCTGACAGAACCTAGTTATTCAAGTAGTACCTGTGGGAGCCACACCGTACCTAGTCTTCACGCAGGGCTGCCCTCTCAGGAATATGCCCCAGGATATAACGGATCATATTTGCATTCTACTTACAGTAGCCAACCGGCACCTGCACTTCCTTCACCTCATCCATCTCCTTTGCATAGCTCTGGACTCCTACAgccgccaccaccacctcccccaccaccagCCCTGGTCCCGGGCTACAATGGGACTTCGAACCTCTCCGGTTACAGCTATCCCTCTGCGAGCTATCCTCCTCAGAGTGCTGTGGGATCTGGGTACAGCCCTGGGGGTGCACCTCCTCCTTCAGCATACCTGCCTTCAGGAATTCCTGCCCCTacacccctgcccccaaccacGGTTCCTGGCTACACCTATCAGGGTCACGGTTTGACACCTATTGCACCCTCAGCCCTGACAAACAGTTCGGCAAGTTCTCTCAAACGGAAAGCCTTCTATATGGCAGGGCAAGGAGACATGGACTCCAGTTATGGCAATTACAGCTATGGCCAACAGAGATCTACACAGAGTCCTATGTACAGAATGCCCGACAACAGCATTTCAAACTCAAATCGGGGGAATGGTTTTGACAGAAGTGCTGAAACATCATCCTTAGCATTTAAGCCAACGAAGCAGCTAATGTCCTCTGAACAGCAAAGAAAATTCAGCAGCCAGTCCAGTAGGGCTCTGACCCCTCCTTCCTACAGTACTGCTAAAAATTCATTGGGATCAAGATCCAGTGAATCCTTTGGGAAGTACACATCACCCGTAATGAGTGAGCATGGGGACGAGCACAGGCAGCTCCTCTCTCACCCAATGCAAGGCCCTGGACTCCGTGCAGCTACCTCATCCAACCACTCTGTGGACGAGCAACTGAAGAATACTGACACTCACCTCATTGACCTGGTAACCAATGAGATTATCACCCAAGGACCACCAGTGGACTGGAATGACATTGCGGGTCTCGACCTAGTAAAGGCTGTCATTAAGGAGGAGGTGTTATGGCCAGTGTTGAGGTCAGATGCATTCAGTGGACTGACGGCCTTACCTCGGAGCATCCTTTTATTTGGACCTCGGGGAACAGGCAAAACATTATTGGGCAGATGCATAGCTAGTCAGCTGGGGGCCACATTTTTCAAAATCGCTGGTTCTGGACTAGTCGCCAAGTGGTtaggagaagcagagaaaatcATCCATGCTGCTTTTCTTGTGGCCAGGTGTCGCCAGCCCTCCGTGATCTTTGTTAGTGACATTGACATGCTTCTCTCCTCTCAAGTGAGTGAGGAACACAGTCCAGTCAGTCGGATGAGAACCGAATTTCTGATGCAACTGGACACTGTACTAACATCGGCTGAGGACCAAATCATAGTAATTTGTGCCACCAGTAAACcagaagaaatagatgaatctCTTCGAAGGTACTTCATGAAACGACTTTTAATCCCACTTCCTGACAGCACAGCGAGGCACCAGATAATAGTACAACTGCTCTCACAGCACAATTACTGTCTCAATGACAAGGAGTTTGCACTGCTCGTCCAGCGCACAGAAGGCTTTTCTGGACTAGACGTGGCTCATTTGTGTCAGGAAGCCGCGGTGGGCCCCCTCCACGCCATGCCAGCCACAGACCTTTCAGCCATTATGCCCAGCCAGTTGAGGCCCGTTACATATCAAGACTTTGAAAATGCTTTCTGCAAGATTCAGCCTAGCATATCTCAAAAAGAGCTTGATATGTACGTTGAATGGAACAAAATGTTTGGTTGCAGTCAGTGA
- the FIGN gene encoding fidgetin isoform X2: protein MISSTSVYGLKMQWTPEHAQWPEQHFDITSTTRSPAHKVEAYRGHLQRTYQYAWANDDISALTASNLLKKYAEKYSGILEGPVDRPVLSNYSDAPSGLVNGRKNESEPWQPSLNSEAVYPMNCVPDVITASKAGVNSALPSADVSASIGSSPGVASNLTEPSYSSSTCGSHTVPSLHAGLPSQEYAPGYNGSYLHSTYSSQPAPALPSPHPSPLHSSGLLQPPPPPPPPPALVPGYNGTSNLSGYSYPSASYPPQSAVGSGYSPGGAPPPSAYLPSGIPAPTPLPPTTVPGYTYQGHGLTPIAPSALTNSSASSLKRKAFYMAGQGDMDSSYGNYSYGQQRSTQSPMYRMPDNSISNSNRGNGFDRSAETSSLAFKPTKQLMSSEQQRKFSSQSSRALTPPSYSTAKNSLGSRSSESFGKYTSPVMSEHGDEHRQLLSHPMQGPGLRAATSSNHSVDEQLKNTDTHLIDLVTNEIITQGPPVDWNDIAGLDLVKAVIKEEVLWPVLRSDAFSGLTALPRSILLFGPRGTGKTLLGRCIASQLGATFFKIAGSGLVAKWLGEAEKIIHAAFLVARCRQPSVIFVSDIDMLLSSQVSEEHSPVSRMRTEFLMQLDTVLTSAEDQIIVICATSKPEEIDESLRRYFMKRLLIPLPDSTARHQIIVQLLSQHNYCLNDKEFALLVQRTEGFSGLDVAHLCQEAAVGPLHAMPATDLSAIMPSQLRPVTYQDFENAFCKIQPSISQKELDMYVEWNKMFGCSQ, encoded by the coding sequence GCTTGAAGATGCAGTGGACGCCGgagcatgcccagtggccagaaCAGCACTTTGACATCACTTCGACCACTCGGTCTCCTGCCCATAAAGTTGAAGCCTATAGAGGTCATTTGCAGCGCACCTATCAGTATGCCTGGGCGAATGATGACATATCCGCTCTGACTGCATCCAACCTGCTAAAAAAATACGCAGAGAAGTATTCTGGCATTTTGGAAGGCCCTGTGGACCGACCTGTCCTCAGCAACTACTCAGATGCACCATCAGGGCTAGTGAATGGTCGGAAAAATGAAAGCGAACCCTGGCAGCCTTCCTTGAATTCAGAAGCTGTTTATCCCATGAACTGTGTCCCAGATGTTATCACTGCCAGCAAAGCTGGAGTCAATTCAGCCCTCCCTTCAGCAGATGTCTCTGCGAGTATAGGGAGCTCTCCGGGGGTGGCCAGCAACCTGACAGAACCTAGTTATTCAAGTAGTACCTGTGGGAGCCACACCGTACCTAGTCTTCACGCAGGGCTGCCCTCTCAGGAATATGCCCCAGGATATAACGGATCATATTTGCATTCTACTTACAGTAGCCAACCGGCACCTGCACTTCCTTCACCTCATCCATCTCCTTTGCATAGCTCTGGACTCCTACAgccgccaccaccacctcccccaccaccagCCCTGGTCCCGGGCTACAATGGGACTTCGAACCTCTCCGGTTACAGCTATCCCTCTGCGAGCTATCCTCCTCAGAGTGCTGTGGGATCTGGGTACAGCCCTGGGGGTGCACCTCCTCCTTCAGCATACCTGCCTTCAGGAATTCCTGCCCCTacacccctgcccccaaccacGGTTCCTGGCTACACCTATCAGGGTCACGGTTTGACACCTATTGCACCCTCAGCCCTGACAAACAGTTCGGCAAGTTCTCTCAAACGGAAAGCCTTCTATATGGCAGGGCAAGGAGACATGGACTCCAGTTATGGCAATTACAGCTATGGCCAACAGAGATCTACACAGAGTCCTATGTACAGAATGCCCGACAACAGCATTTCAAACTCAAATCGGGGGAATGGTTTTGACAGAAGTGCTGAAACATCATCCTTAGCATTTAAGCCAACGAAGCAGCTAATGTCCTCTGAACAGCAAAGAAAATTCAGCAGCCAGTCCAGTAGGGCTCTGACCCCTCCTTCCTACAGTACTGCTAAAAATTCATTGGGATCAAGATCCAGTGAATCCTTTGGGAAGTACACATCACCCGTAATGAGTGAGCATGGGGACGAGCACAGGCAGCTCCTCTCTCACCCAATGCAAGGCCCTGGACTCCGTGCAGCTACCTCATCCAACCACTCTGTGGACGAGCAACTGAAGAATACTGACACTCACCTCATTGACCTGGTAACCAATGAGATTATCACCCAAGGACCACCAGTGGACTGGAATGACATTGCGGGTCTCGACCTAGTAAAGGCTGTCATTAAGGAGGAGGTGTTATGGCCAGTGTTGAGGTCAGATGCATTCAGTGGACTGACGGCCTTACCTCGGAGCATCCTTTTATTTGGACCTCGGGGAACAGGCAAAACATTATTGGGCAGATGCATAGCTAGTCAGCTGGGGGCCACATTTTTCAAAATCGCTGGTTCTGGACTAGTCGCCAAGTGGTtaggagaagcagagaaaatcATCCATGCTGCTTTTCTTGTGGCCAGGTGTCGCCAGCCCTCCGTGATCTTTGTTAGTGACATTGACATGCTTCTCTCCTCTCAAGTGAGTGAGGAACACAGTCCAGTCAGTCGGATGAGAACCGAATTTCTGATGCAACTGGACACTGTACTAACATCGGCTGAGGACCAAATCATAGTAATTTGTGCCACCAGTAAACcagaagaaatagatgaatctCTTCGAAGGTACTTCATGAAACGACTTTTAATCCCACTTCCTGACAGCACAGCGAGGCACCAGATAATAGTACAACTGCTCTCACAGCACAATTACTGTCTCAATGACAAGGAGTTTGCACTGCTCGTCCAGCGCACAGAAGGCTTTTCTGGACTAGACGTGGCTCATTTGTGTCAGGAAGCCGCGGTGGGCCCCCTCCACGCCATGCCAGCCACAGACCTTTCAGCCATTATGCCCAGCCAGTTGAGGCCCGTTACATATCAAGACTTTGAAAATGCTTTCTGCAAGATTCAGCCTAGCATATCTCAAAAAGAGCTTGATATGTACGTTGAATGGAACAAAATGTTTGGTTGCAGTCAGTGA
- the FIGN gene encoding fidgetin isoform X3 yields MQWTPEHAQWPEQHFDITSTTRSPAHKVEAYRGHLQRTYQYAWANDDISALTASNLLKKYAEKYSGILEGPVDRPVLSNYSDAPSGLVNGRKNESEPWQPSLNSEAVYPMNCVPDVITASKAGVNSALPSADVSASIGSSPGVASNLTEPSYSSSTCGSHTVPSLHAGLPSQEYAPGYNGSYLHSTYSSQPAPALPSPHPSPLHSSGLLQPPPPPPPPPALVPGYNGTSNLSGYSYPSASYPPQSAVGSGYSPGGAPPPSAYLPSGIPAPTPLPPTTVPGYTYQGHGLTPIAPSALTNSSASSLKRKAFYMAGQGDMDSSYGNYSYGQQRSTQSPMYRMPDNSISNSNRGNGFDRSAETSSLAFKPTKQLMSSEQQRKFSSQSSRALTPPSYSTAKNSLGSRSSESFGKYTSPVMSEHGDEHRQLLSHPMQGPGLRAATSSNHSVDEQLKNTDTHLIDLVTNEIITQGPPVDWNDIAGLDLVKAVIKEEVLWPVLRSDAFSGLTALPRSILLFGPRGTGKTLLGRCIASQLGATFFKIAGSGLVAKWLGEAEKIIHAAFLVARCRQPSVIFVSDIDMLLSSQVSEEHSPVSRMRTEFLMQLDTVLTSAEDQIIVICATSKPEEIDESLRRYFMKRLLIPLPDSTARHQIIVQLLSQHNYCLNDKEFALLVQRTEGFSGLDVAHLCQEAAVGPLHAMPATDLSAIMPSQLRPVTYQDFENAFCKIQPSISQKELDMYVEWNKMFGCSQ; encoded by the coding sequence ATGCAGTGGACGCCGgagcatgcccagtggccagaaCAGCACTTTGACATCACTTCGACCACTCGGTCTCCTGCCCATAAAGTTGAAGCCTATAGAGGTCATTTGCAGCGCACCTATCAGTATGCCTGGGCGAATGATGACATATCCGCTCTGACTGCATCCAACCTGCTAAAAAAATACGCAGAGAAGTATTCTGGCATTTTGGAAGGCCCTGTGGACCGACCTGTCCTCAGCAACTACTCAGATGCACCATCAGGGCTAGTGAATGGTCGGAAAAATGAAAGCGAACCCTGGCAGCCTTCCTTGAATTCAGAAGCTGTTTATCCCATGAACTGTGTCCCAGATGTTATCACTGCCAGCAAAGCTGGAGTCAATTCAGCCCTCCCTTCAGCAGATGTCTCTGCGAGTATAGGGAGCTCTCCGGGGGTGGCCAGCAACCTGACAGAACCTAGTTATTCAAGTAGTACCTGTGGGAGCCACACCGTACCTAGTCTTCACGCAGGGCTGCCCTCTCAGGAATATGCCCCAGGATATAACGGATCATATTTGCATTCTACTTACAGTAGCCAACCGGCACCTGCACTTCCTTCACCTCATCCATCTCCTTTGCATAGCTCTGGACTCCTACAgccgccaccaccacctcccccaccaccagCCCTGGTCCCGGGCTACAATGGGACTTCGAACCTCTCCGGTTACAGCTATCCCTCTGCGAGCTATCCTCCTCAGAGTGCTGTGGGATCTGGGTACAGCCCTGGGGGTGCACCTCCTCCTTCAGCATACCTGCCTTCAGGAATTCCTGCCCCTacacccctgcccccaaccacGGTTCCTGGCTACACCTATCAGGGTCACGGTTTGACACCTATTGCACCCTCAGCCCTGACAAACAGTTCGGCAAGTTCTCTCAAACGGAAAGCCTTCTATATGGCAGGGCAAGGAGACATGGACTCCAGTTATGGCAATTACAGCTATGGCCAACAGAGATCTACACAGAGTCCTATGTACAGAATGCCCGACAACAGCATTTCAAACTCAAATCGGGGGAATGGTTTTGACAGAAGTGCTGAAACATCATCCTTAGCATTTAAGCCAACGAAGCAGCTAATGTCCTCTGAACAGCAAAGAAAATTCAGCAGCCAGTCCAGTAGGGCTCTGACCCCTCCTTCCTACAGTACTGCTAAAAATTCATTGGGATCAAGATCCAGTGAATCCTTTGGGAAGTACACATCACCCGTAATGAGTGAGCATGGGGACGAGCACAGGCAGCTCCTCTCTCACCCAATGCAAGGCCCTGGACTCCGTGCAGCTACCTCATCCAACCACTCTGTGGACGAGCAACTGAAGAATACTGACACTCACCTCATTGACCTGGTAACCAATGAGATTATCACCCAAGGACCACCAGTGGACTGGAATGACATTGCGGGTCTCGACCTAGTAAAGGCTGTCATTAAGGAGGAGGTGTTATGGCCAGTGTTGAGGTCAGATGCATTCAGTGGACTGACGGCCTTACCTCGGAGCATCCTTTTATTTGGACCTCGGGGAACAGGCAAAACATTATTGGGCAGATGCATAGCTAGTCAGCTGGGGGCCACATTTTTCAAAATCGCTGGTTCTGGACTAGTCGCCAAGTGGTtaggagaagcagagaaaatcATCCATGCTGCTTTTCTTGTGGCCAGGTGTCGCCAGCCCTCCGTGATCTTTGTTAGTGACATTGACATGCTTCTCTCCTCTCAAGTGAGTGAGGAACACAGTCCAGTCAGTCGGATGAGAACCGAATTTCTGATGCAACTGGACACTGTACTAACATCGGCTGAGGACCAAATCATAGTAATTTGTGCCACCAGTAAACcagaagaaatagatgaatctCTTCGAAGGTACTTCATGAAACGACTTTTAATCCCACTTCCTGACAGCACAGCGAGGCACCAGATAATAGTACAACTGCTCTCACAGCACAATTACTGTCTCAATGACAAGGAGTTTGCACTGCTCGTCCAGCGCACAGAAGGCTTTTCTGGACTAGACGTGGCTCATTTGTGTCAGGAAGCCGCGGTGGGCCCCCTCCACGCCATGCCAGCCACAGACCTTTCAGCCATTATGCCCAGCCAGTTGAGGCCCGTTACATATCAAGACTTTGAAAATGCTTTCTGCAAGATTCAGCCTAGCATATCTCAAAAAGAGCTTGATATGTACGTTGAATGGAACAAAATGTTTGGTTGCAGTCAGTGA